Proteins from a genomic interval of Bradyrhizobium sp. CCGB01:
- a CDS encoding GntR family transcriptional regulator has protein sequence MKQPLKHRTLSAAIVDQLRQAILDGTYPAGSQLRQDALGEAYGVSRIPVREALFQLEAEGLVRIVPQKGAIVSELSLDEINDVFDLRCILEPRLLAQSAPGFSADDFDALDDIHRQFEKAIKAKNVSDWGQLNADFHLALYMHAPQPRTRAIVLSLLQTSDRYTRLQLSNTKAMGTAEKEHAHLIALCRAQKVEEACRFLERHIEAVRKDLLQVVAIAPRSRRKS, from the coding sequence ATGAAACAGCCTCTGAAGCATCGTACGCTGTCGGCTGCGATCGTGGACCAGCTCCGGCAGGCGATCCTCGACGGCACCTATCCGGCAGGCTCTCAGCTGCGCCAGGATGCACTCGGCGAGGCCTACGGCGTCAGCCGCATCCCCGTGCGCGAGGCGCTGTTCCAGCTCGAGGCCGAAGGCCTGGTGCGGATCGTGCCGCAGAAGGGTGCCATTGTTTCTGAACTGTCGCTGGACGAAATCAACGACGTGTTCGACCTGCGCTGCATCCTGGAGCCGCGCCTGCTGGCGCAGTCGGCGCCGGGTTTCTCCGCGGACGATTTCGATGCGCTCGACGACATCCACAGGCAGTTCGAGAAGGCAATCAAGGCGAAGAATGTCAGCGACTGGGGGCAGCTCAACGCCGACTTCCACCTCGCGCTCTACATGCACGCCCCGCAGCCGCGCACGCGCGCGATCGTGCTGTCATTGCTCCAGACCAGCGACCGCTACACGCGCCTCCAGCTCTCCAACACCAAGGCGATGGGGACGGCCGAGAAGGAGCACGCCCATCTGATCGCGCTCTGCCGCGCACAGAAGGTCGAGGAGGCCTGCCGGTTTTTGGAACGGCATATCGAGGCCGTGCGAAAGGATCTGCTGCAGGTGGTGGCGATCGCACCGCGGTCGCGGCGAAAGAGCTAG